The sequence TACAAAGGAAGGGCTCGCGTGGAACCGAAAGCGCAGTTCAGCAATGGCAATGTGACCTTTGAGAATCCCCACGGCGAGAAGAACGGCGGCAAGAAGGGCGTAGCCAGCATTATGCCGCCGATCTACAAGTCCTTCGGAGGCGTTTTTCTGTTCGGCTCGCTGATGAAGTTATTTACCGACGTCCTGACGTTTGCCCAGCCACAAGTTTTGAGTTTGATCATCAGCTTCGTTGAGGCCCAAGAAACGGTGGCGGAGCCCCAATGGAAGGGTATCTTGTACGCTGTCTTGCTTTTCGTTTTGGCCGCTGCCCAGACCTTTATTCTGGGCCAGTATTTCCACCGCATGTTCATCGTGGGTCTGAGAATCAGGACAGCTTTGATCAACGCCATCTACCGCAAGGCCCTGCTCATTTCTAACTCCACCAAAAAGGAGTCCACCGTGGGCGAGATCGTCAATTTAATGGCTGTGGATGCACAGCGTTTCATGGAGCTGACTACCTACCTGAACATGATCTGGTCGGCGCCTCTGCAGATCAGCCTGGCCCTTTATTTCCTCTGGCAGCAACTGGGACCGTCTGTTTTGGCCGGTCTGGCTGTGATGATAATCCTAATCCCCGTGAACGGAGTGATTGCCAGCCGCATCAAAACCTATCAGATCAGACAGATGAAGTACAAGGACGAGCGTGTTAAGCTAATGAATGAAGTTCTGAGTGGCATTAAGGTGAGTGATCCTAGGATTAGGGATACATTTTTAGAGGAGGATCAACTCTAGAAGTTATTCgaattgtaattttatttaatgacTAGTAGACACCTAATTATCTTCCATTTCGGTAAAAGCCTAATCTCTTAGGTATTCTAATACTTCATTGTCATGGTGACTCAGGTCAGGAGTTGATcctttgttaaaatttttcttagCTAATCAACACTTGCTCACAATACATTTAATCCCAACAGGTCCTCAAGTTGTACGCCTGGGAGCCGAGTTTCGAGAAGCAAGTGTTGGACATCCGTGACAAGGAGATTGCGACTCTGCGATCCACCGCATATCTGAACGCGGGAACGTCGTTCCTGTGGTCTTGCGCCCCCTTCCTGGTAAGATATGCCAGCCCCGCAGGGCTCTGAGTCCTCCGAGATTTCTTTACAGCTGGCCGAGATGAGTTGGACGTTTAGCATTGGACTAATCTGGCAAATATATGTACTTCGTGTCCGAACAATCAAAGGTTTCCTTGGTAACGTTCGCCACTTACGTGCTGACCAGCGAGGCGAATCAGCTGAGCGTCGAGAAGGTGTTAGTCTCAATCGCCCTCTTCGACCTCATGAAACTCCCGCTGACCATCCTGCCCATGCTGAGTGTTGACATAGCCGAGGTACGGCGCCCACGATGACGATGGAATAACAACCTCTTCGGCTATGGTGCATCTCCGCCTCTCCTTTCTCCATCACCTTCAAAACAAGGATCAAGAACAGCCATTTTAGCAACGCCTTAAACGATATTGTGTATTATCTTTTAGGTTTCATTAGTCACATTCGCCACTTACGTTCTTATTGATGAAAATAACGTGCTTGATGCCACCAAAACCTTTGTCTCATTATCATTATTCAACATTCTCCGTTTTCCGTTAACAATGTTGCCCATGCTGATCACCAACCTGGTGCAAGTAAGTTACGCTCGATTGCAATTCCAAATACTACACCTTAGACGATCACAGTGGGGCTGTTGGATTATGTTTTCAATATAACACACGCTGGTCCCCGGCCCCACTGTGATCGGCGATTTTGTGCCGTTTTGTGATTGTGATTTATGTTTATTTACTCAATTTGAATTCTTTTTTAgccaaaacaattttacacCCAAAATATCCCCTAACCCATGTTACCCTATCCTTCAAAGATTCCTCGGACTCATTTGTAtccaattaaattttaaagcaTCTCTTTATCTGGGCTTAAACTTTAAAGTTGTCCGAAACAAACCATCTCCGATATTTCACATACCAGGTGGTGGGATGCCTCCTCCATCCGTTTCAATAGCAACCATTTGTTTGGGTTTTAAAAATGCCCTTGCAGAGGGCATTAAGTATGGGAGATTTAATTGTAGGTATAACGAAGTCATGTTAATTTGTCTGTCTATACCGATGAAAATATATGGATTTTTGATAAGTATGGGAGATTTAATTGTAGGTATAACGAAGTCATGTTAATTTGTCTGTCTATACCGATGAAATTTTATGGATTTTTGATTGATACAATTATGAAAATTGTTATCTTGTATTTAAATAGGATTAATCAAAGATAACATTGCATCATTAGGTCTTCTATGTTATTATGCTATATTTCATAAAGTCTTCATAAATAAAACtaattattgattttattcatttaaaaCTAATAACCCTATGTAATATACCCAATTTTATACTCTTGTTACCTTCAAACCATTGGCTCTACATTTTTTTGTTCTGCAGGGGTATAAACAGTCTTCGGAAGACCGAAGATATTTCTTGTTCATTTAGTTTTGGATCTACGTTTTCCCCATCTCTCCCCTATATTTTTCCTTTCCCCAACCTTCTACTAACATTTTCTGTGTACCAAAATATTGCAATTTGTGCAAACGATTTTAACCgatttcccattttccatgTGCGAACGATTAGACGCAAGTTTCTGTGAATCGTATAAATAAATTCCTGAACAGTGAGGAACTGGATCCCAACAGTGTTCTCCACGATCCATCCAAACGTAAGGATACTTAATTATTTTCTTAAGATATTTGGGTTAACATATTTAATGTACTTACAGCCCACCCCATGAGCATTGAGAATGGCGAGTTCTCCTGGGGCGATGAGATTACGCTGCGCAATATCAACATCGAGGTGCACAAGAACAGCCTGGTAGCCCTGGTTGGCACCGTTGGCTCCGGCAAGTCGTCTGTGGTGCAGGCTTTCCTCGGCGAAATGGAGAAACTCGCGGGCGTTGTCAACACTGTGGGCAAGTTGGCCTATGTGCCGCAGCAGGCGTGGATTCAGAATGCGACGGTGCGGGACAACATCCTCTTTGGGCAGTCCTACGACCGGAAGCGCTACAACAAGGTGATCGACGCCTGTGCCCTGCGAGCCGATATCGACATTCTGTCGGCCGGAGATTTGACGGAAATCGGTGAGAAAGGCATTAATTTATCAGGTGGCCAGAAGCAGCGAATCTCGTTGGCCCGTGCCGTGTACAGTGATGCCGATCTCTATCTGCTGGACGATCCTCTGAGCGCTGTAGACGCCCATGTGGGCAAGCACATCTTCGAGGAGGTGATCGGACCCAAGGGTATACTGGCGCGTAAGTCACGCGTGCTGGTCACCCACGGCGTCACTTTCCTGCCCCAGGTGGACAGCATCTACGTGATGAAAATGGGCGAGATTAGCGAGAGTGGCACATTCGATCAGTTGGTCAAGAACAAGGGTGCCTTCGCCGACTTCATTATCCAGCATCTGCAGGACGGCAAtgaagaggaggaggagcttAACCAGATCAAGCGGCAGATCTCCAGCACCGCAGATGTCCCTGAGTTGCTAGGCAGTGTCGAGAAGGCCATTAAGTTGGCGCGTACGGAAAGCCTGTCAGATTCCATGTAAGTAAATAAGTATTAAAGACAATTCTAAAGGAATTCCGTTGgcgaaatgaaataaataaataaataaataaataaattgtactTAGTGGATTATCCGTTTACGAGATGTTATATTAACatatttcccttttttttttagctccGTTACCTCGGCCGATAGTTTGATGGGCGGTGGAGGAAGTCTTCGCCGGCGCACCAAGCGTCAGAACTCCCATGATTCCGTTGCCTCCGCCGCATCCCTGAAAAAGAAGCAGGAGGTTGAGGGCAAGCTGATTGAAACTGAAAAGTCACAGACTGGTGGCGTAGAGTTCGCAGTATACAAACATTACATCAAGAGCGTTGGAATCTTCCTGTCGGTGGCCACATTAGTACTCAACTTTGTTTTCCAAGCATTCCAAATCGGCTCGAATTTGTGGCTCACTAAGTGGGCAAACGACCAAAACGTCGGGAACGACACTAGCCTCAGGGACATGTATCTGGGTGTTTACGGTGCCTTCGGATTCGGTCAAGGTAAGTCCATTGTGAttcgatttattttttaaattcttcgTTTGAAGTTATCCTTGTTTCATGTTCGTTATGTCCATTTTGTGTTCTTATTTAaagtttgttttaatttttttatattgctGTATGTTTTTTGCTTACTGTTAAAACGTTTTATgtttttgcttttgtatatatctcttttgttatttaaaaacaatgatggtttcaaaataaataaaacattttgaatGGCTTAACAACCATCTTCAATTCACATTAGAAGCCacgaaaatatataatattattactCTCTTTATATAGCTAGAaatatcttcatttaaaattcaatacatttttttaaacgtTTTAATTTATACTTGCATAATAAAATGTTCTATTCGTTTGAAACCATCGCTGCTATACCTGTTCTTTAGATTATTTTATGTTTGGTTTGGGGGTTTCATTTATGTATTGCTTTTTTGATTGCTTCTAACTTTGACGCCAAGAGAAAACACATGCTGCTAGCTACCAGTAGGATATTATTGACTACAGATCCGATTTTCTATAACTAAATGACTAACCTCACCTTTGGCTTACCacaaaaatgcaaacaaaGCACACAAAGATGAAAGCACTAACACCTTAAACCAATTAGTTTAAATATTGCTGCACGCTTAGCAAACTGAGCACAAATGGGCTTCTATATTAATAAACGCTACCACACACGTACTTTATGCTACACAAAAATGTTCTGGATATCGAAAATATAAACTGTTTATCGATCGATAATGATCGATGTTTTCGTAAGACAGAACTCTGCACTTACCCCACTTTACTAACGGTTCTCCTtttgtgtgtgtatgtttGTGTGAGTAAATGTCTTGCATATTAATTTTCTCTACTTTATTCGTTGTGAATACTTTCCGACCCTCCCTAATCCGAAAATCAAATTATCGACCAATAATCGAAAAAATCGAAAACAAATAATTCGCAATTTTTAGTCGCGACGAACTTTTTCTCATCCCTCGCCATCTCATTGGGTTGTCTTAAGTGCTCGGAGGTATTACATCAGACCCTACTGTACTACAATCTCCGCTGGCCGATGGAGCTCTTCGACACGACACCGCTGGGACGGATTGTCAATCGCTTTTCAAAAGATATCGATACAATCGATAATGTGCTGCCTTTCAACATTCGTGTCGTCATGGGCCAGGCATTTATGGTAATTGATTGGAGTCGGAGCGTTAATGAATGCCACCAACTATATTAATCCAAGCACggctttaaatatttaaacaggGGAATCGGATCATTCTTATATCATGGTCGAACCACCTGATTCATAAATTACACCTCActaacaataataatattaacCATAACTATATTCTGCCGTGCTCTTTATTTGACTActgtaaaaaaaaactaacGTACAAATTTTATGATTTAAAGAACAATTTTTGttctatatatttatacacatataaaattatttttaactgatcttgattCTAAATATTTCCTAATCTCAATTGAAATTCAAAGTTCAAATGAAAGCTCGGCTTAAGATCTATCGTTGGTAGGCACGGTTTTGTGGCGGTATGTGGTCACTAATTAATATCCCCGTGTCTTCGCTCTCTTCTAAGTTGTTGGAGGATATCTATCCACCCTGATCCTTTCGCTGGGCTGCGTTTATAGTGCCCGATATATGCATAACGACCAATGGAAATGTTTGACATCACACCCCTGGGTCGCATTGTCAATCGTTTTTCCAAGCACATAGACACAATTGACAACACACTGGCACTTAACTTGCGGGTCGTCATTCTGCAGTTGTTTGCGGTAATTATCCGAACAAAGTACTTTTCAAAACCAAAGTCCTCAATTCCAACCTCGGCTGAGTAGTTATCGATAGTTATATAGTTCAGTTTTTCTCTGTAGGTTGTCAAAGCTTCATAGAATGTTTTGTCCAAGCTTCCGCATCGTaattcaattaacattttcgttaaacaaaaaataaaagaaataatttAACTTTCCAGTCTCCGCGTACTTCTTTTGCTCACTTACGCTGGCCCTTGGATGCATTTACTGCTCTGAGGCGCTGCATAAGAGGCTCCTGGCATACGTATTCCGCTGGCCCATGGAATTATTCGACACCACGCCCCTTGGGCGCATAGTTAACCGATTCTCGAAGGACGTCGATACCATCGACAATGTCCTTCCGATGCTTTGGCGCATGGTCATAAGTCAAGCGTTTGCGGTAAATGTCCATCTATTTAGGAAGGGTGTTTCAAAGCTATTAGGGCAGTGACTAGAAAACAAGATTTCAATTAGGTTTACTTCAAAGCCTTCTTTGGAAccatattttaaagatataaaCTACGTTCTATTCTTAATTTAGTTTACTCGATAAATGTCCTTATATACGCTGACCTATTAGTATGAAACGCTCCTTACCTTACCCCTATGCTTTCCATTCATATCCTGAAATAATCTGAATCTCAACCCAAATGTTTTGGTAAAGGCTAAAGGTTACATCTGAACTCCTGTCATATTTTAGGGATTACGTCGGTTTATTGCAGTTCATTTCTAGaatttaaagtaatatttcttaattacTGTACCGATTATACCACTAACTTTCTCCAATTGGCACTACCCCAATAAACAGTCTTCCCCAGCAGCACGTACATATGCAAAAgtacaaaacaaaagttttctttttggcACTAACTCCAACGTTCGATGttgtgtatatatatgtaaattgGATTACTAACCTCCTGGGGCTTACACCAACGTAGAAGCATGATCGGTTCAATCTTAAGTTTTTTTTAGAAAGATAGTTTCCCTAAAGCCCCAACTGTAATGCTAAGCTCCTAAACCGATTTACGTTACATGCAGTGCTCTCCAAATATTTGTCGGGCCTGGCCTTAGCGCTCGGAGGACTTCATTGCTCAATGAATGTATTCAACAATCTGCTGCGCACAGGTCTCAAATGGCCAATGGAACTGTTCGACACCACGCCAATAGGTCGCATTCTGAGTCGCTACTCCAAGGATATCGACACGGTGGATGGTGTGCTGCCATCGATAGTCGTACAGTTGTTGAACACGTGTTTCGGGGTAAAGATTGACTCTTAACCTTCCAACATCCCCCACTGGCAGATGGAATTGGGAGAAGCTTAGATCCCTAGCCTGAAACCTAACAAAAGCTGCATTCAACTAACCACCGAAAATACACTCTTATCTGCatcatttttataatttattaattctaTCTTTCATTCTTATTCAAATCTTTCAAGACCTTTAACCTAACATCTCATTTAAACCCTTTGAATCCTTTCCCCACACATCGAAAAATTTACCTTTTACCAACTATGCATGAAAACTTTCATTTACAATTAGCTTAAAAATGAATTGCCTTTGATTTTGGATCAAACTACGCCTTAACTTGAAATAAGATTCATCAGTAGCCTGCCTGTTATATTTACAACCCACCTTTTTATTACAAACCACATTTACTGCGTGTCCGATTTGTGTGTGCGAAAGCCCGAAAGGGGAACTgaaccttttttattttaagccGAACCTTAAGCAGGTGTTGTGGTGGAAAACACTCTGAAGATGTACTGGTCTCAGAGCCCTTAGTCTTAAGTCTTCTTTATAAGTGGGTGCTGCCATTACGCTTCGGTTGAACGACTTACAATAAAAGATAATGTAGGACATCGCCTCATTTAGTCAGCCATCCAATCGAATCGAATTCCCCCAGACACTTACCAAGTGCCCGTGGGCACACCTGTTCCGCTCTTCCACCTTTCCGATTGTACCAGGTGTGCTAGCCTACTTTGCGGTGGTTATCGTCTACCTTGGCGGCTTTCAGGCGGCAAAGACCATCCACAATGATCTGCTGGCCATCATAATCCGGGGCTCCGTCTGCCGCTTCTTCGATATCACTCCGATCGGGCGACTCTTGAACAGTTTTAGCGGCGATATGGATGTTATCGACGAAGAGTTGCCCGCTACCATGGATTCCTTTATGACCTTTATCTTTATGGTATTTGCATATTTGATTTCCCccatttttcaatattttttctctcccctttattgttattattgatTGATAACTTTTAATTTGTAGCCTTTAAAGAGTTACGGTTTGTACTTGCAAAACTTTCGTTATACAAAGATTTTGCCCAAGTTTTCATTCATATCTCTAATATATCTTTATCTCATTGGATCTTTCCTCCTCTCTTTTTCTATTGCCCATCGAATCAACTTAGGCCTATGCAATTACGGCGCCGCCATATCACTTTTCACAGCCACCTTACATGCCTCATCCAGAGTATTCCATCGACTCTTTAACAACATCATGCATTGTCCCTCAGAGTTTTTCGATATCACGCCCAAGGGTCGGATATTGGATCGCTGTTCAAACGATATCAACTGTTTGGACTTGGTAATGCCAATTAATATAAGAATGGTCATGAGCACGGCGTTTCAGGTAATCTCTTCATCGAGAGAGTGTTTCATATATTTGATCATTTTAATTCCGCGAtctctttttattttattaaaaaaaacctaTTCGGATTATTTGTAGTGGTTTTCTACAGATCAATAGATCTGTTATATAAttcttgttttctttttttctttttatggTCAGTTAGTCCTTTTATCAGGGCTCTGTTTTCTTTTgtattgtcccaaaaaaaaaccttaaCCTAATGCTAAGATTAGTTTGTCTCTTAACCCTTGTGCTAAGCCCTGTCAGTCAGTCGAAAATAGAATTCTACATTTGTAAAAGTGCTTAAACCGTAAAGTTAAATTCCTTTCGAAATCTCTAGTCTTCAGCTATATAGGCAGTGTGGTAATAGTTTATCTGGGTGCACTGATTGGAACCCGAAAAATATTTGTACAGCTATTTGGCCATCTCATGCATGTCCCGCAATCCTTTTTCGACATAAAGCCCCGGGCCCGCATTCTCGATCGCCTGGCGAACGATATATACAAGTTAGATGTCGTATTGCCAGAACTAATACGCGTATTTAACTCGCAAGTGTTTCGGGTACGTTCGCAGTGACTAACCACCAATATAAGAAAACTTCACAACTAACCCTGACTAACAAATGGTACGATTATCATTGCACAAACTCTCAGCTCGTAGCAATTTGAGGCTTTCTCCGGCATTCCAGCGTAGTGTGTAAATTAATAGTTGGATCGACGGGGCGGGCGCATGTTGTATTCTCGTTCACTTCTATTCCTTTAACTTAAGAATATTTTTCCTGTGGTTGTCTTCCTTTTCTTGGGAATCGCATATAGACCGCCTAAAAACTTGAAAAACTAATGAATTTACTAAATTTGTAAGACATTTCCAAAAAGTTTTTTGCGCTCAATGCTAAAATATGTTCATAtctaaaaatgaataaaaaattaaaaaaaaaaaattgctaaaaaaattgaaaaaaaaactggATAGCTCAATTTCAaatcaaattaataatatataatacaaattcagtaaatattttgtttggaGAGTAAGCCAACCCCTTACCATTTTGGGGACTTGGCTGGGCAACGTCTATTCGAAAATCCTACTCGAACAGACCTTTCGAGCATAGAATTCAGCTGGTTGGCCTATTGTTTTGCCAATCGATGTGAAATTTAATTCTCCATCCATACTGAATTGCCTAATCGCAGGTGTAACGTCATTCTTTTCGGACCTGGCTCCGGCGCTCGGCAGTTTGCATGCCGCGAGAGTCCTGCACTCGATGCTCCTCGAAAACGTGATGAAATCACCAATGACCATGTTCGATACAACGCCTGTGGGTCGCATTCTGTCCCGATTCTCGAAAGACGTTGAATCGGTTGACCAGAAAATGCCGCAGGTCATTAATGATTGCATTTGGTGTGCTTACGAGGTAATTTCACAGCTCTAGACACCAGTTACCGTCTTCAAATTGCTACAAAACACATCGGAAGTAACCCCAGTGACATTTACCGTGTGCATATCAAAAACTAACTAGTCCATATTAATCTCCTAATTGGCGGCGCCCAATGACTGCCCCTCCCCCATCCTTTACACTCCATCAAGTTAAAGCGTTCGATCCAAAAAATAAGGCAAATTCATGACTTTCTTTTTATCATATTTTTCCTATTAACCCTTTGCATCTCCTCGCACTTTGGTCGACTTTATTACCCTGAACAGCATTTATTTACATTGCTATTTTGCTATTGGCTAGGTTCTGGCTACCATTGTGGTTATTAGTTTGTCCACGCCGATTTTCTTGGCCGTGATCGTGCCCATCGCCTTCCTGTACTACTTCGCCCAGCGCTTCTACGTGGCCACATCCCGGCAGCTGATGCGTTTGGAATCCGTTTCCCGTTCCCCGATCTACTCGCACTTCAGCGAAACTGTCACTGGAGCTTCTACCATTCGTGCCTACAACGTGGGAAATCGGTAAGTTGTAATTTAACAAAtcttttttattacctttgatGTTCATTTGATCTTATTCGTCTTTATTACCTCAGCTTTATTGATGAATCGGATGCCAAGGTGGACAAGAACCAGGTCTGCAAGTATCCCTCCGTGATCGCCAACCGCTGGCTGGCAATTCGTCTGGAGATGGTGGGCAATCTGATCATTCTGTTCGCTTCGCTCTTCGCCGTTCTGGGAGGTCAAACCAATCCCGGCCTGGTCGGTCTGTCGGTGAGCTACGCCCTGCAGGTGACTCAAACCCTTAACTGGCTGGTGCGCATGTCGTCCGACATTGAAACAAACATCGTCTCCGTGGAGCGCATTAAG is a genomic window of Drosophila suzukii chromosome 2L, CBGP_Dsuzu_IsoJpt1.0, whole genome shotgun sequence containing:
- the MRP gene encoding multidrug resistance-associated protein 1 isoform X2, with the protein product MAEDTSSPMDRFCGSTFWNSTETWYTTDPDFTPCFEQTALVWTPCAFYWAFVVFDFYYLKASLDRNIPWNKLNVSKALVNLGLLVITALDLIMALIKKGGDSELPLYDLDVWGPIIKFATFLLIFIFIPLNRKYGVQTTGCQFLFWFLLTVLSIPRCRTEVRLDAERQKVLDSQQPTEQDFSWEEYQFVSFFIFFTFTCIMLILNCFADGMPKQSKYQRGENEIPELSASFLSRITYQWFDRMALKGYRNPLEEKDLWDLRPQDSCSEVMPIFAHHWNKNVRKNYKGRARVEPKAQFSNGNVTFENPHGEKNGGKKGVASIMPPIYKSFGGVFLFGSLMKLFTDVLTFAQPQVLSLIISFVEAQETVAEPQWKGILYAVLLFVLAAAQTFILGQYFHRMFIVGLRIRTALINAIYRKALLISNSTKKESTVGEIVNLMAVDAQRFMELTTYLNMIWSAPLQISLALYFLWQQLGPSVLAGLAVMIILIPVNGVIASRIKTYQIRQMKYKDERVKLMNEVLSGIKVLKLYAWEPSFEKQVLDIRDKEIATLRSTAYLNAGTSFLWSCAPFLVSLVTFATYVLTSEANQLSVEKVLVSIALFDLMKLPLTILPMLSVDIAETQVSVNRINKFLNSEELDPNSVLHDPSKPHPMSIENGEFSWGDEITLRNINIEVHKNSLVALVGTVGSGKSSVVQAFLGEMEKLAGVVNTVGKLAYVPQQAWIQNATVRDNILFGQSYDRKRYNKVIDACALRADIDILSAGDLTEIGEKGINLSGGQKQRISLARAVYSDADLYLLDDPLSAVDAHVGKHIFEEVIGPKGILARKSRVLVTHGVTFLPQVDSIYVMKMGEISESGTFDQLVKNKGAFADFIIQHLQDGNEEEEELNQIKRQISSTADVPELLGSVEKAIKLARTESLSDSISVTSADSLMGGGGSLRRRTKRQNSHDSVASAASLKKKQEVEGKLIETEKSQTGGVEFAVYKHYIKSVGIFLSVATLVLNFVFQAFQIGSNLWLTKWANDQNVGNDTSLRDMYLGVYGAFGFGQGVLAYFAVVIVYLGGFQAAKTIHNDLLAIIIRGSVCRFFDITPIGRLLNSFSGDMDVIDEELPATMDSFMTFIFMVLATIVVISLSTPIFLAVIVPIAFLYYFAQRFYVATSRQLMRLESVSRSPIYSHFSETVTGASTIRAYNVGNRFIDESDAKVDKNQVCKYPSVIANRWLAIRLEMVGNLIILFASLFAVLGGQTNPGLVGLSVSYALQVTQTLNWLVRMSSDIETNIVSVERIKEYGETKQEAAWELEQDKSKPKNWPQEGRVEFQNFQVRYREGLDLVLRGVSFDIKGGEKVGIVGRTGAGKSSLTLALFRIIEAAGGRISIDGVDIATMGLHMLRSRLTIIPQDPVLFSGSLRINLDPFEIKTDDEIWKALELSHLKTFVKSLAAGLNHEIAEGGENLSVGQRQLVCLARALLRKTKVLVLDEATAAVDLETDDLIQKTIRTEFKECTVLTIAHRLNTIMDSDKVIVLDKGQITEFASPKELLDNNKSAFYSMAKDANLV
- the MRP gene encoding multidrug resistance-associated protein 1 isoform X12: MAEDTSSPMDRFCGSTFWNSTETWYTTDPDFTPCFEQTALVWTPCAFYWAFVVFDFYYLKASLDRNIPWNKLNVSKALVNLGLLVITALDLIMALIKKGGDSELPLYDLDVWGPIIKFATFLLIFIFIPLNRKYGVQTTGCQFLFWFLLTVLSIPRCRTEVRLDAERQKVLDSQQPTEQDFSWEEYQFVSFFIFFTFTCIMLILNCFADGMPKQSKYQRGENEIPELSASFLSRITYQWFDRMALKGYRNPLEEKDLWDLRPQDSCSEVMPIFAHHWNKNVRKNYKGRARVEPKAQFSNGNVTFENPHGEKNGGKKGVASIMPPIYKSFGGVFLFGSLMKLFTDVLTFAQPQVLSLIISFVEAQETVAEPQWKGILYAVLLFVLAAAQTFILGQYFHRMFIVGLRIRTALINAIYRKALLISNSTKKESTVGEIVNLMAVDAQRFMELTTYLNMIWSAPLQISLALYFLWQQLGPSVLAGLAVMIILIPVNGVIASRIKTYQIRQMKYKDERVKLMNEVLSGIKVLKLYAWEPSFEKQVLDIRDKEIATLRSTAYLNAGTSFLWSCAPFLVSLVTFATYVLIDENNVLDATKTFVSLSLFNILRFPLTMLPMLITNLVQTQVSVNRINKFLNSEELDPNSVLHDPSKPHPMSIENGEFSWGDEITLRNINIEVHKNSLVALVGTVGSGKSSVVQAFLGEMEKLAGVVNTVGKLAYVPQQAWIQNATVRDNILFGQSYDRKRYNKVIDACALRADIDILSAGDLTEIGEKGINLSGGQKQRISLARAVYSDADLYLLDDPLSAVDAHVGKHIFEEVIGPKGILARKSRVLVTHGVTFLPQVDSIYVMKMGEISESGTFDQLVKNKGAFADFIIQHLQDGNEEEEELNQIKRQISSTADVPELLGSVEKAIKLARTESLSDSISVTSADSLMGGGGSLRRRTKRQNSHDSVASAASLKKKQEVEGKLIETEKSQTGGVEFAVYKHYIKSVGIFLSVATLVLNFVFQAFQIGSNLWLTKWANDQNVGNDTSLRDMYLGVYGAFGFGQVATNFFSSLAISLGCLKCSEVLHQTLLYYNLRWPMELFDTTPLGRIVNRFSKDIDTIDNVLPFNIRVVMGQAFMV
- the MRP gene encoding multidrug resistance-associated protein 1 isoform X8; this encodes MAEDTSSPMDRFCGSTFWNSTETWYTTDPDFTPCFEQTALVWTPCAFYWAFVVFDFYYLKASLDRNIPWNKLNVSKALVNLGLLVITALDLIMALIKKGGDSELPLYDLDVWGPIIKFATFLLIFIFIPLNRKYGVQTTGCQFLFWFLLTVLSIPRCRTEVRLDAERQKVLDSQQPTEQDFSWEEYQFVSFFIFFTFTCIMLILNCFADGMPKQSKYQRGENEIPELSASFLSRITYQWFDRMALKGYRNPLEEKDLWDLRPQDSCSEVMPIFAHHWNKNVRKNYKGRARVEPKAQFSNGNVTFENPHGEKNGGKKGVASIMPPIYKSFGGVFLFGSLMKLFTDVLTFAQPQVLSLIISFVEAQETVAEPQWKGILYAVLLFVLAAAQTFILGQYFHRMFIVGLRIRTALINAIYRKALLISNSTKKESTVGEIVNLMAVDAQRFMELTTYLNMIWSAPLQISLALYFLWQQLGPSVLAGLAVMIILIPVNGVIASRIKTYQIRQMKYKDERVKLMNEVLSGIKVLKLYAWEPSFEKQVLDIRDKEIATLRSTAYLNAGTSFLWSCAPFLVSLVTFATYVLTSEANQLSVEKVLVSIALFDLMKLPLTILPMLSVDIAETQVSVNRINKFLNSEELDPNSVLHDPSKPHPMSIENGEFSWGDEITLRNINIEVHKNSLVALVGTVGSGKSSVVQAFLGEMEKLAGVVNTVGKLAYVPQQAWIQNATVRDNILFGQSYDRKRYNKVIDACALRADIDILSAGDLTEIGEKGINLSGGQKQRISLARAVYSDADLYLLDDPLSAVDAHVGKHIFEEVIGPKGILARKSRVLVTHGVTFLPQVDSIYVMKMGEISESGTFDQLVKNKGAFADFIIQHLQDGNEEEEELNQIKRQISSTADVPELLGSVEKAIKLARTESLSDSISVTSADSLMGGGGSLRRRTKRQNSHDSVASAASLKKKQEVEGKLIETEKSQTGGVEFAVYKHYIKSVGIFLSVATLVLNFVFQAFQIGSNLWLTKWANDQNVGNDTSLRDMYLGVYGAFGFGQVSAYFFCSLTLALGCIYCSEALHKRLLAYVFRWPMELFDTTPLGRIVNRFSKDVDTIDNVLPMLWRMVISQAFAVLATIVVISLSTPIFLAVIVPIAFLYYFAQRFYVATSRQLMRLESVSRSPIYSHFSETVTGASTIRAYNVGNRFIDESDAKVDKNQVCKYPSVIANRWLAIRLEMVGNLIILFASLFAVLGGQTNPGLVGLSVSYALQVTQTLNWLVRMSSDIETNIVSVERIKEYGETKQEAAWELEQDKSKPKNWPQEGRVEFQNFQVRYREGLDLVLRGVSFDIKGGEKVGIVGRTGAGKSSLTLALFRIIEAAGGRISIDGVDIATMGLHMLRSRLTIIPQDPVLFSGSLRINLDPFEIKTDDEIWKALELSHLKTFVKSLAAGLNHEIAEGGENLSVGQRQLVCLARALLRKTKVLVLDEATAAVDLETDDLIQKTIRTEFKECTVLTIAHRLNTIMDSDKVIVLDKGQITEFASPKELLDNNKSAFYSMAKDANLV